The window TTTATAGCATGGGTCATAAGGGATACACAGGAGAAATTATGAAACGAATTTTATTAGTGTTAATGAGCGTTTTCATGCTTGCCTTTTTAGTTGGTTGTGGTAATGATGCAAGTAAACAAGCTGAGTCGGCTAAACCAAGTACATCTGAAAAGATTACTGTACAAGCTGCAGCGAGTCTTAAAGGTGCTCTTACCGAATTGGCAGATGCATACAAAAAAAGTCATAACTTAGCAGATGATCAAATTGCTATTAACTTTGCTGGCTCTGGTACATTACGTCAACAAATCGAACAAGGTGCGCCAGCTAGTTTGTTCATTTCTGCTGACGAAAAAAACATGAAAATGTTACAAGAGAAAGACTTAGTAACTGATGTAAAACCATTTGTGACTAACGAACTTGTTCTTGTTGTTCCAAAAGGCCAACCTAAAGTTGAATTGAATCAAATCGCCTCCGTAAAACGTATCGTGTTAGGTAACCCTGAAACAGTACCAGCTGGTAACTATGGTAAACAAGTATTAACAAAACTAGGCGTTTGGGAACAAGTAGAACCTAATGTAGTGTATGCGAAAGACGTTAAAGCTGTAACTGCTTCCATTAGCCAAGGTGCTGGTGATGTTGGTTTCATCTATAAAACTGATGCTATTGCAGCGGGCGATGCCGTTGAAATCTCTGCTGTAACACCTGCTGACTCTCATGATCCAGTTATCTATCCAATCGGTATTATCAAAAAATATGACAACGCATTGGCAAAAGACTTCTACCAATACGTAATGAGCCCAGAAGGCCAAAAAGTATTAGAAAAATACGGTTTCTCTACTTCTAAATAAGAGTAAAACGCTAGCTTTCAGGGCTAGCGTTTTCTTATGATACAATAGAGACATTATTGGTATTACTAATAACATTATTTCTAAAGGTATGCTATTTTTAACTGTATGTAATTTCTAGCTCATTTGTAGTGATGACTATTAAATAATCTAGTATATGATATGATTTTAGGCATATAATTTGCTTAAAAATATTTTGGAATTAATGGATATAGTACATATTGTAGAGTTGTTGTGTATAGAAAGGGGGCGTGACATGAGTCCATTATGGCTATCGCTATGGGTAGCAAGTATAGCTCTTATCATAGTGATTGTAAGTGGTTTAGCCGCATGTTATTGGATGAATCGCTGTAAATGGAGTGGCATGGCTATTATTGATGCACTTATTACCTTGCCGCTTGTATTGCCACCAGTTGTTGTTGGCTTTGCTCTTCTCATGGTGTTTACGCCAGGCTATGCCTTTGGCGCATGGCTTGAGGCGCATGGGATGAGCGTTGTATTTGCCGCATCTGGGGCGGTGGTAGCATCTTCAGTTATTGCGTTTCCATTATTTTATCAGACGGTGCGTTCTGCATTACAATCTGTCGATCATAATATGGAGGATGTAGCGCGCACATTGGGTGCTTCAGAGTTACGTATCTTTTTTACTATTTCTGTACCACTCGCTTGGAAAGGCATTTTGACGGGCAGTATTTTAGCATTTTGTCGTGCTATGGGCGAGTTCGGTGCCACAATCTTGATTGCCGGTAATATTCCAAAGGTAACGCGCACCATGCCACTTGCTATCTACTCTTACGTAGAGGCAGGACAGTACATGGATGCCTTTGAATTAGTTATCTATATTTGTGTGCTCACATTGGCGTTGTTGAGCGGGATTCACCTCATCACAAAGGGGTCCTTGTTCCGGCACATTGATAATAATTAGGAGGTCTGATGATTACATTTTCCTTTACCGTAGCTAGACCTTCTGTGACTGTGAAAGCCGATGGTGTACTTTCTTCTGGTATTACCGTGTTAACAGGCCAATCTGGCAGTGGTAAAAGTACATTTATTAAGTGCATTGCAGGGCTTGTGAAACCGACTATAGGTAGCATTCAATATGATGAAACTATATGGGTTGATCGTGACAAAAAAATCTGGGTACCTGCTCAAGAACGTCAAGTTGGCTATATGCCACAAGGTAATATCGTATTTCCACATTTATCGGTGGAACATAATATTACCTATAGTAAACGAGGCACGTCAGAGATGTGTGACAGCTTATTAAAACGCTTAGGCCTTGAGAAATATCGTAAAACGAAAGCAGGTAGCTTGTCTGGTGGTGAGCAGCAACGCGTTGCATTGGGGCGTGCTCTTTACTCTAAACCAACCATCTTGCTTCTTGATGAACCATTATCTGCACTAGACTGGAATTTACGTAAGCATGTTCGAGAGGATCTTGTTTCCATTATTCGCGAATGGGATGTGCCATGTGTATGGGTTACCCATGATGAAAGCGAAGCCGAAATGGTTGGAAATCGGCACTGGACCTGTGAAGATGGGCTCATAGTAAGGCGTTAGCAGTTTTACTTATGAATCCAACGATGGATGTTACGATAAATGCTATTGTAAAGGCTGGTAGTGTTGCACCTATGGAGCTTTCACTATGCAACATATAATGGTATAAACCTACGGATACAGCCCAAATCAACCCGCGAACTAGATAAGCCGAGAGTGTTTGCACTTGTTGGCGATTGACAAAATAGTCTGCCAACAAGATGGCAATCATTGGAGCAAAGACGGATCCGATGAGATATAGGAATTCTGTAATATCGTCCATCGGATATAGGATGGCTGCAATGGCGCCGACAATGGTTACGATAACAGCTACGCCTTTACTA of the Veillonella parvula genome contains:
- the modA gene encoding molybdate ABC transporter substrate-binding protein, whose product is MKRILLVLMSVFMLAFLVGCGNDASKQAESAKPSTSEKITVQAAASLKGALTELADAYKKSHNLADDQIAINFAGSGTLRQQIEQGAPASLFISADEKNMKMLQEKDLVTDVKPFVTNELVLVVPKGQPKVELNQIASVKRIVLGNPETVPAGNYGKQVLTKLGVWEQVEPNVVYAKDVKAVTASISQGAGDVGFIYKTDAIAAGDAVEISAVTPADSHDPVIYPIGIIKKYDNALAKDFYQYVMSPEGQKVLEKYGFSTSK
- a CDS encoding ATP-binding cassette domain-containing protein, translated to MITFSFTVARPSVTVKADGVLSSGITVLTGQSGSGKSTFIKCIAGLVKPTIGSIQYDETIWVDRDKKIWVPAQERQVGYMPQGNIVFPHLSVEHNITYSKRGTSEMCDSLLKRLGLEKYRKTKAGSLSGGEQQRVALGRALYSKPTILLLDEPLSALDWNLRKHVREDLVSIIREWDVPCVWVTHDESEAEMVGNRHWTCEDGLIVRR
- the modB gene encoding molybdate ABC transporter permease subunit, which translates into the protein MSPLWLSLWVASIALIIVIVSGLAACYWMNRCKWSGMAIIDALITLPLVLPPVVVGFALLMVFTPGYAFGAWLEAHGMSVVFAASGAVVASSVIAFPLFYQTVRSALQSVDHNMEDVARTLGASELRIFFTISVPLAWKGILTGSILAFCRAMGEFGATILIAGNIPKVTRTMPLAIYSYVEAGQYMDAFELVIYICVLTLALLSGIHLITKGSLFRHIDNN